tggaaatagaggcactggagaaggtgcaacaaagattcataatatacagaactgagagcatttaacactcaggaaaggctggggctgcttttttctggaaaagagaagactgatgggtgaaGGAATTCAATAATCCAATtggaatttcagtagaaacctctttactcagcgagtggttgagatgaacagcatgaatccattgacGTAAAGCTAGATACACACGAGGGAGAAAGAATAGGAAATGCTAATAgggggagatgtagaggggtgggtggcagctcatgtggagcataaatactgacacagaccatggctaacttcagccagtatgggaatttaacctgtgctgttggtgtcactcagcacgaaccagccatccagccaactgagcgaaccgatccccgtgtaaatctgtaataattccttaaatattagtgattgcctgtctcccaccatactatttaatgtagtttcccagtgcacctcagacaacttgcccctcacacccggatagtttccttctgtgagaagcaccaagataaaaTAAACCAaacaaccatgtaaccaccatagcccaacttcatggcaatgtggcatgatttttgAAGTTTCCAAACAGATatggtaatgaaacatcttctaacctccaaacaccctttcactctttgATCTTTGTGAAATGCgaaaccagatattcgcaagaaggctcagagagaatcagcccactggaggcgaagtcgtgagaccggccagtccagcagaaaccctctgaccatccccattgaccaacagaatgaacaaactgcagtcctggatgtaattgagaactgaaacaataacagcagaatccaatccctgtaataagTTGTGAACCTATTGGTGTCTCAGAAAGTGCGATAAATTACAAAATCCCTtcacacattgagagcaggtgaacggcctctccccagtatgaactccctggtgtgactgtagacggcataaccgagtgaatcaCGCAAAGAGACGTAAACGGATGTGAGATAATGGGGATTATGGAGACacggctgcaggatgaccagggatgggaattgaatatattcagtatttaggaaggacagacaaaaaggaaaaggcagtggagtggcagtgctggttaaagaggaaattaatgcaatagtgaggaaggatattagctctgacaaagtGGAATCTGTATGGttggagctgagaaacaccaaggggcaaaagaaATTAGTGGGCATCGTACacagaccccaaactgcagtggtgatgttgggaatggcataaaacaggaaattacgctgattgtaaaagtttctataggaatgtgaagagaaaaaggttggtgaagacaaatgtaggttccttatgatggggaaatcgtgcttgacaaatctactggaattcttcgcaggtataactggtagagttgacaagggagagccagtggatacaaagaacaaagaaaagtacagcacaggaacaggcccttcgaccctccaagcctgcgctgaccatgctgcccgtcaaaactaaaattgtctacacttcctgggtctgtatccctctattcccatcctgttcatgtatttgtcaagatgcccctgaaacatcactaccatccctgcttccaccacctcctccggcagcgagttccaggcacccactaccctctgtgtaaaaaacttgcttcataCATCTCcacgaaaccttgcccctcacacctaagACCTATGCTccttagtaattgacacctctaccctgggaaaaagtctctgactatccactctgtctatgcccctcataattttgtagatctctatcaggtcacccctcaacctcattccaatgagaacaaaccgagtttattcaacctctcctcatagctaatgcactccataccaggcaacatcctagtaaatctcttctgcaccctctctaaagcctccacatccttctggtagtgtgacaaccagaattgaacactatactccaactgtggctaactaaggttctatagagctacaacatgacttgccaatttttacactcaatgccccggccaatgaaggcaagcatgccgtatgccttcttgactactttcttcacctgtgttggccctttcagtgacctgtggacctagatctctctgactgtcaatactcttgagggttctaccattcactgtatattccctccctgtaatagaccttccaaaattcattacgtcacatttttccggattaaactccatctgccatctctcctcccaagtctccaaacaatctaaatcctgctgtatcctctgacagtcctcatcgctatacgcaattccaccaatctttgtgtcgtctgcaaacttactaattagaccagttacattttcctccaaatcatttatttctaCTAcgtacagcaaaagtcccagcactgatccctgcagaacaccactagttacagccctccaatcagaaaaccacccttccattgttactctctgccttctctgacttGGCCAGTTCTGtctctatcttgccagctcacctctgatcccgtgtgacttcatcttttgtaccagtctgccttgagcgaccttgtcaaaggccttactgaagtccatatggacaacatctactgccccacctgcatcaaccatctttgtgacctcttcgaaaaactctatcaagcgagtcagacacgacctccccttcacaaaaccatgctgcctctcacgaatacgtccatgtgcttccaaatgggagtaaatcctgtctcgaattctctccagtaatttccctaccactgatgtaaggctcaccggcctggagttcccttgctacccttcttaaaaaaggaacaacattggctactctgccatcctccgggacatcacctgaagacagtgaggatttaaagatttctgtcaaggcctcagcaatttcctctcttgcctccttcagtattcttgggtagatcccatcaggcccttgggacttatccaccttaatatttttcaaaacgtatgtggtatatttggactttcagatggctttcGATAAAGTCCCGCATCAGtacttagtgtgtaaaattaaagcacatgggattaggggtagtgtattgagatggatagaaaaactggttggcagacaggaaacaaagagtcagaattaatggatccttttcaaattagcaggcagcggctagtggggtaccgcagagattggtgctcggATTCCAGATATATTAAtgaatttatttttcaaatttaaagtacccaattctttttttcaattaaggtgcaatttagcctggccagtttacttaccctgctcatctttgggttatgggggtcagacccacacagacatgggcagaacttgtctccacatagacagtgatccggggccaggattgaaccctggtcctcagctccgtgaggcagcagtgctaaccactgcatcaccctatatatgaatgatttagatgagggaacaaaatgcaatatctccaaatttgcagatgacaccaaattgcgtgggtgggtgagctgtgaggaggatgcagagctccttcagtgtgattgggacaagttgagtgagtgggcaaatgaatggcagatacagtataatttggagaaatttgaggttatccactttggttgcaaaaacgagaaggcagactattagctgaacggccatagattaggagaagggaatgtggaacgagacctgggtatccttgtacacggaggttgaggggcgacctgatagagatctacaaaattatgaggggcatggagagagtggatagtcagaggctttttcccagggtagaggggtcaattactagggggcatacgtttaaggggcaaggtttagagatgtacgaggcaactgttttatacagagggtagtgggtgcctggaactcgctgccggaggaagtggtggaagcagggacgatagtgacgtttaaggggcatcttgacaaatacatgaataggatgggaatagagggttgcggaccccggaagtgtggaagattttactttagatgggcagcatgttcggcgcaggcttggagggccgaagggcctgttcccatgctgtactttcctttgttcttttgtagctgaaggtaagcatgcagctacagcaggcggtaaatgTTATGCCAGCCTTCATTGCGagtggattcaagtacaggagcagggaatcttgctgcaattatacaggatctTGGCacgaccatacctggaatattgtgtgcagttttggtctccttatctgaggaaggatgttcttgctctagcgagagtgcagcgaaggtttaccagactgattgctgggatggtgCAACTGACATATGGGAGAATGAATCAGTTAGGTTtgaattcgctggagttcagaacaatgggggatctcatagaacccTATAATATTGAAtataggacttgacagggtagatcgggctgatttagcccagtgggctaaacagttggtttgtgatacagaagaaaaccagcagcgcgggttcaattcccttaccagctgatCCTAATATGCGCCGGaatttggtgactaggggctttacacattaactttatacttgtgacaataaaagattattattattattagatgcaggaaagattttcctaatggtgggagtgtacagaaccagaagtcgcagtctgaggatataaGGTAGATCTCATatgagggcgaaggggatcaaaggatatggaggggaaagcaggattaggctattgagttggatgatgagccatgatcataatgaatggcagagcaggcgcaaaCGGCCAAATGGtcccttcctgctcctattttctatgtttctatgtaatcccttcccacactaagagcaggtgaacggcctctccccagtgtgaactcgctgatgtctctgcagactggataactgtgtgaatcccttcccacactgagagcagctgaatggcctctccccagtgtgaattcgctgatgtctctgcagactggataaagcacggaatctctgccaacactgagagcaggtgaatggtttctccccagtgtgaactcgctggtgtttccgcaagtTGAATGAAtggctgaatcccttcccacactgagagcaggtgaacggcttctccccagtgtggactcgctggtgtgactgcaggctggacaactgagtgaataccttcccacactgagagcaggtgaatggcatctccccagtgtgaattcgttgatgtttccgcagggcggatgaatcaatgaatcccttcccacactgaaagcaggtaaacggcctctccccagtgtgaactcgctggtgtgtctgcagactggataaccgagtgaatccattcccacagagggagcaggtgaatggcctctccccagtgtggactcgctggtgtgtctgcagactggataaccgagtaaatccattcccacagagggagcaggtgaatggcctctccccagtgtgaactcgctgatgtttctgcagggtggatgaatcaatgaattgcttcccacactgagagcaggtgaacggcctctccccagtgtgaactcgctgatgtgtctgcaggtgggatgcttgagtgaatcccttcccacaataagagcaggtgaacggtcccttcccagtgtgaactcgctggtgtgactgcagggtggataactgagtgaatccctgcccacatgtagagcaggtgaacggcctctccccagtgtgactgcggcgatgaacctccagctgagatgggaatctgtatcccttcccacagtcaccacatttccacggtttctccatgttttgggtctccttgtgtctctccagattggtcaatcagtggaagccttgtctacactcagaacatgtgcactgtctcaccTCACTGTGAATGGCGTGATGTCTACACACAGAACGtgtgcactgtctctctgcactctgaatggtgtgatgttttttcaggctgtgtaactggtttaggctcttttcacagtcagttcactggaacactctcactcgggtgtgttgtgtgggtctcggtgcttttccagtcacactgatgtttccacagtcagttcactggaaca
This portion of the Scyliorhinus torazame isolate Kashiwa2021f chromosome 5, sScyTor2.1, whole genome shotgun sequence genome encodes:
- the LOC140418913 gene encoding uncharacterized protein, which codes for MEKPWKCGDCGKGYRFPSQLEVHRRSHTGERPFTCSTCGQGFTQLSTLQSHQRVHTGKGPFTCSYCGKGFTQASHLQTHQRVHTGERPFTCSQCGKQFIDSSTLQKHQRVHTGERPFTCSLCGNGFTRLSSLQTHQRVHTGERPFTCSLCGNGFTRLSSLQTHQRVHTGERPFTCFQCGKGFIDSSALRKHQRIHTGEMPFTCSQCGKVFTQLSSLQSHQRVHTGEKPFTCSQCGKGFSHSFNLRKHQRVHTGEKPFTCSQCWQRFRALSSLQRHQRIHTGERPFSCSQCGKGFTQLSSLQRHQRVHTGERPFTCS